One genomic segment of Rivularia sp. PCC 7116 includes these proteins:
- a CDS encoding Uma2 family endonuclease produces the protein MTQTKIIQPLAEYLTFEEFIQQKPSEGMWELHDGVLVEMAQPKGKHEIVVSLVSGNLTLEFKRLNLPYGIPSKALIKSAFSEAAYLPDILLLNLDNLDNEPYWDDYSTVTLAKSIPLVVEVVSTNWRDDYYKKYGEYSGIGIAEYWILDYLGLGGKEFTGNPKQPTVTVCLLDNESEYIKKAYRANDLIESKLFPELKLTAKEVLGV, from the coding sequence ATGACTCAAACAAAAATAATTCAGCCATTAGCTGAATATTTAACATTTGAAGAATTTATACAACAAAAGCCCTCAGAGGGGATGTGGGAATTACACGATGGGGTGTTAGTAGAAATGGCACAGCCGAAAGGTAAGCATGAAATCGTTGTTTCGCTAGTTAGTGGTAATTTGACGCTGGAGTTTAAAAGACTTAATTTGCCTTATGGCATTCCATCGAAAGCTTTAATAAAATCTGCATTTAGTGAAGCCGCTTATCTACCAGATATACTACTGCTAAATTTAGATAACTTAGACAACGAACCTTACTGGGATGACTACTCAACAGTTACCTTAGCAAAATCCATACCTTTGGTAGTAGAAGTAGTTAGTACAAACTGGAGAGATGATTATTACAAAAAATACGGTGAATATTCGGGTATTGGGATAGCCGAATATTGGATATTGGACTATTTAGGTTTGGGTGGAAAGGAATTTACGGGCAATCCCAAGCAGCCTACCGTAACTGTTTGCTTATTAGATAATGAATCGGAATATATCAAAAAAGCTTACAGGGCTAATGATCTAATTGAATCAAAATTATTCCCAGAATTGAAGCTAACTGCTAAAGAAGTGCTTGGTGTTTAA
- a CDS encoding aminopeptidase P N-terminal domain-containing protein has product MQAEYRQRRDALMSKIGNGTAIFRSAPMAVMHNDVEYAYRQDSDFFYLTGLNEAEAVAVLAPHHEEHKFILFVQPKDITKEVWSGYVTGVDAAKEKYGADEAYPINELDDKLPQYLINADKIYYRLGRDKPFNETVLTHYQRLLRTYPKRGTGPTAIQDTCTILHGMRLVKSDSELTLMQKAADIAVEAHNVAREMAKPGVYEYEIQAEMERIFRKHGGLGPAYPSIVASGANSCILHYIENNRQMQDGDLLLIDAGCSYDYYNSDITRTFPVGGKFTDEQKILYELVLSAQKQAIAQVKPGNAYSSIHDTALRVLVEGMVDNGILKGEVDKLIEEEKYKPYYMHRTGHWLGLDVHDVGVYQHGDDNPLILQPGQVLTVEPGIYIVPGAKPAEEQPQVAQKWMGIGIRIEDDVLVTEDGCEVLTKGVPKEVEDMER; this is encoded by the coding sequence ATGCAAGCAGAGTATCGGCAGCGACGGGATGCATTAATGTCAAAGATTGGTAACGGTACGGCAATTTTTCGCAGTGCCCCTATGGCTGTGATGCATAATGATGTAGAATATGCCTACCGTCAAGATAGCGATTTTTTCTATCTAACTGGTTTAAATGAAGCCGAAGCTGTAGCGGTTTTAGCTCCCCACCACGAAGAACACAAGTTTATCTTATTCGTACAACCAAAAGATATTACCAAGGAAGTTTGGAGCGGTTATGTCACCGGAGTTGATGCAGCCAAAGAAAAGTATGGTGCTGACGAAGCTTATCCTATCAACGAACTCGACGACAAATTACCCCAATATTTAATTAACGCAGATAAAATTTATTATCGTTTGGGAAGAGACAAACCCTTCAACGAAACTGTTCTCACCCATTACCAAAGATTATTACGCACTTATCCCAAACGCGGTACTGGACCCACAGCAATTCAAGATACCTGTACAATTTTACATGGTATGCGTTTAGTTAAAAGCGATTCCGAACTAACGTTAATGCAAAAAGCTGCCGATATTGCCGTAGAAGCTCACAATGTAGCTCGGGAAATGGCAAAACCCGGAGTTTACGAATACGAAATTCAGGCAGAGATGGAGCGCATTTTCAGGAAACATGGTGGATTAGGACCAGCATATCCTTCTATTGTCGCATCTGGTGCAAATTCTTGCATTCTCCACTACATTGAAAATAATCGTCAAATGCAGGATGGAGATTTACTGTTAATTGATGCTGGTTGCTCCTACGATTATTACAACTCCGACATCACCCGCACCTTTCCCGTAGGTGGTAAATTCACCGACGAACAAAAGATATTATATGAATTAGTTTTATCAGCCCAAAAACAGGCGATCGCTCAAGTAAAACCAGGAAATGCTTACTCTTCAATTCACGATACCGCATTAAGGGTACTTGTAGAAGGAATGGTTGATAATGGTATCCTTAAAGGTGAAGTTGATAAATTAATCGAAGAAGAAAAATACAAACCTTATTATATGCATCGTACCGGGCATTGGTTGGGTTTAGATGTCCACGATGTCGGAGTTTATCAACACGGTGACGATAATCCCTTAATTCTACAACCAGGACAAGTTTTAACAGTAGAACCCGGTATTTATATCGTACCAGGAGCAAAACCCGCAGAAGAACAACCCCAAGTAGCACAAAAATGGATGGGAATCGGTATTCGTATCGAAGATGATGTCTTAGTCACCGAAGACGGATGCGAAGTTTTAACTAAAGGTGTTCCCAAGGAAGTTGAGGATATGGAGAGATAG
- a CDS encoding VCBS repeat-containing protein produces the protein MLESTNPLKSHSALQSASIQNNSLATENDLNTLNLSGSSQSLNDEVLTSDFGAQDNPNPSPYISSPAVYADFNGDGIHDKFWRNTATGENAIWLMDGANPTGAAVNTLGTEWNYTIGDFNGDAKTDLMWRNGSTGENLLWLMDGTEIAAEGALDTLGTEWDHSIGDFNGDGKTDLIWRNNTTGENAGWLMDGVSVSSADFLPQLDSSWSYTVGEFNPNFNTDIFWHNEQTGENAIWFMNGLNANASQLETFGAGWKYEEGDFDGNFTTDILWENTSTGETKVWLMSGSNVTAADLPTLGAGYESEIGDFNADGRMDILWRNQSTGENVAWIMNGATATPVDLPQFAPEWDATVGDYDGDGDTDVFGRNTQTGENFFLRVDGTDVVEEELPTLPTEWVFTNS, from the coding sequence ATGTTGGAATCTACAAATCCCTTAAAGAGTCATAGTGCATTACAATCTGCGTCAATCCAAAATAATAGTTTAGCTACAGAAAATGATTTAAATACTTTAAATTTAAGTGGCTCATCACAGTCATTAAATGATGAAGTTCTGACTTCTGATTTTGGTGCTCAAGATAATCCTAATCCCAGTCCTTATATTAGCAGCCCTGCTGTTTATGCTGATTTTAATGGTGATGGTATTCACGATAAATTTTGGCGTAATACAGCAACCGGTGAAAATGCTATTTGGTTGATGGATGGTGCTAATCCTACTGGTGCTGCTGTTAATACTTTAGGCACTGAATGGAACTACACTATTGGTGATTTTAATGGTGATGCCAAAACCGATTTAATGTGGCGTAATGGTAGTACTGGTGAAAACCTTTTATGGTTGATGGATGGTACTGAAATTGCGGCTGAGGGTGCTTTGGATACCCTAGGTACGGAGTGGGATCATAGTATTGGCGATTTTAACGGCGATGGTAAAACCGATTTAATTTGGCGTAATAACACTACTGGTGAAAATGCTGGCTGGTTGATGGATGGTGTCAGCGTTTCTAGTGCAGATTTCCTACCCCAGTTAGATTCATCCTGGAGTTATACCGTTGGTGAATTTAATCCTAACTTCAATACAGATATATTTTGGCATAACGAGCAGACTGGTGAAAATGCCATTTGGTTTATGAATGGCTTGAATGCAAACGCTAGCCAATTAGAAACATTTGGTGCTGGTTGGAAGTATGAAGAAGGTGATTTCGATGGCAACTTTACCACCGATATCCTTTGGGAAAATACAAGTACCGGTGAAACTAAGGTTTGGTTGATGAGTGGCTCAAATGTTACCGCAGCAGATTTACCAACTTTAGGTGCTGGTTATGAATCTGAAATCGGCGATTTCAACGCTGATGGTAGAATGGATATCCTCTGGAGAAATCAATCTACAGGGGAAAATGTCGCTTGGATTATGAATGGTGCTACTGCTACTCCAGTCGATTTACCACAGTTTGCTCCTGAATGGGATGCAACTGTCGGCGATTACGATGGTGATGGAGATACAGACGTTTTCGGGCGCAATACTCAAACTGGTGAAAACTTCTTCCTACGAGTAGATGGTACTGATGTCGTTGAGGAAGAATTACCTACACTTCCTACTGAATGGGTTTTTACTAATAGTTAA
- a CDS encoding acyltransferase, translated as MQSNINKSNRLDALLALRGFACLMVVTIHCAPPRKSIIYDDIDLSWLMFSHGAIAVWILFVLSGYLMGKVFYTKRYTVDIAGVIKFWRNRVLRIFPLYYFAVLVLSIFVYPEILKFTNWGYLFRICTFTYHPYISFETVKFNDVFWSLSTEIQFYLIVPFIYSLIHHRLSNQKKVFIAGFLIIIASLIFRSLLWISFNQEITQDMGYAFKYWYTPLITNLDLFLCGFLVNELIQNHKFKLNYNKSLIIKILSAILIILLYLFTAHHLYHQELWNLPNRSGGWRTLTTILILQPLTAIITSFFIFAFDKDVYQEFGKNEKLSCNTILKNPTRILEIIGNLSYGIYIWHMPIITRTYDVFNAKIPIEAFYIRLTATILLSTVLATVTYYLVELPFAKWKRK; from the coding sequence ATGCAATCAAATATAAATAAAAGCAATCGCTTAGATGCACTTTTGGCTCTACGCGGTTTTGCTTGTTTGATGGTAGTGACGATTCATTGTGCTCCCCCCAGGAAATCAATTATTTACGACGATATTGATTTGAGTTGGCTGATGTTTAGTCACGGCGCGATCGCAGTTTGGATTTTGTTCGTTTTATCTGGTTATTTGATGGGGAAGGTTTTCTATACGAAGCGCTACACTGTTGATATTGCCGGAGTAATCAAGTTTTGGCGTAATCGTGTCTTGAGAATTTTTCCGCTATATTATTTTGCCGTACTAGTTTTATCTATCTTTGTTTATCCAGAAATTTTAAAATTTACTAATTGGGGTTATTTATTTAGAATATGTACGTTTACTTATCACCCTTATATTAGTTTTGAGACTGTAAAATTTAACGATGTTTTTTGGTCTTTATCCACGGAAATACAGTTTTATTTAATCGTTCCTTTTATTTACAGCTTGATTCATCATCGTTTGAGCAATCAAAAAAAGGTATTTATTGCTGGTTTCTTAATCATTATCGCAAGTTTAATTTTTAGAAGTTTACTTTGGATAAGTTTTAATCAAGAAATTACTCAAGATATGGGATATGCATTTAAATATTGGTATACTCCCTTAATTACCAATTTAGATTTATTTTTATGTGGTTTTTTAGTTAATGAATTGATTCAAAATCATAAATTTAAATTGAATTATAATAAATCGCTGATTATCAAAATACTTTCAGCCATACTGATAATTTTATTGTATTTATTTACAGCACATCATTTATATCATCAAGAGTTATGGAATTTACCAAATCGTAGCGGTGGTTGGAGAACATTAACAACGATATTGATATTACAGCCATTAACAGCAATAATTACCTCATTTTTTATATTCGCTTTTGACAAAGATGTTTATCAAGAATTTGGTAAAAATGAAAAGTTATCCTGCAATACAATTTTAAAAAATCCCACCAGAATATTAGAAATCATAGGTAATTTATCCTACGGTATTTATATTTGGCATATGCCAATTATTACCAGAACCTATGATGTTTTTAACGCAAAAATTCCTATAGAAGCATTTTATATCCGATTAACAGCAACCATTCTTTTATCCACTGTATTAGCTACAGTTACTTACTACTTAGTTGAATTACCTTTTGCTAAATGGAAGAGAAAATAG
- a CDS encoding VCBS repeat-containing protein: MFSTENLLGVSVNALNTAYTSISNNTFDENISFDSDSILQGASESLLNDDGLVNSEANPNPNAIFSGAAVEVDFNGDGKNDKFWRNEQTGETAIWLMDGVNPNAETLRGVDAAWDFAFADFNADNRTDIFWRNKASGENVVWQMDGTNINSQETIQKIDSNWDFSIAEFNGDRKSDILWRNSETGENAAWIMDGTNVVTAAFLPTTDLIWDRNITDFNNDGKTDIFWRNSVTGENAAWFMDGTTANGFAVQELDTSWNPTFGDFNGDSRADILWSNQASGENEVWIMNGTLFNDVLFNEETLDQLSSAWQANIGDFNADGKSDVFWHNTETGENTAWLMNGGSILTKAFLPSNDLTWEPTFGDYTGNGKTDIFWRNSTTGGTAIWMMDGTIAEGEYLPDNEPGWNTF, encoded by the coding sequence ATGTTTTCAACTGAAAATCTTTTAGGTGTATCTGTAAATGCTTTAAATACAGCATACACTTCCATTTCAAACAATACTTTTGACGAGAATATCTCCTTCGATAGCGATTCAATTTTACAAGGTGCTTCCGAATCGCTACTAAATGATGATGGACTTGTAAATAGTGAGGCAAATCCCAACCCTAATGCAATATTTAGCGGCGCAGCGGTTGAAGTAGATTTCAATGGTGATGGCAAAAACGATAAGTTTTGGCGGAACGAACAAACAGGTGAAACTGCTATTTGGTTGATGGATGGTGTTAATCCAAATGCAGAAACTCTGAGGGGTGTTGATGCAGCTTGGGATTTTGCTTTTGCTGATTTCAATGCTGATAACAGAACCGATATTTTTTGGCGGAATAAAGCTTCCGGTGAAAATGTAGTTTGGCAGATGGATGGTACTAATATCAACTCCCAAGAAACAATTCAAAAAATTGATTCTAACTGGGATTTTAGTATTGCTGAATTTAACGGCGATCGCAAGAGTGATATACTTTGGCGCAATTCGGAAACGGGTGAAAATGCGGCTTGGATAATGGATGGTACAAATGTTGTTACAGCTGCTTTTTTGCCTACCACCGATTTAATTTGGGATCGCAACATTACTGATTTCAATAACGATGGTAAAACCGATATATTTTGGCGCAATAGCGTAACCGGAGAAAACGCCGCTTGGTTTATGGATGGTACTACTGCTAATGGTTTTGCCGTACAAGAATTAGACACTAGTTGGAATCCAACTTTTGGGGATTTCAATGGAGATTCTCGGGCTGATATTCTCTGGAGCAATCAAGCTAGTGGAGAGAATGAAGTTTGGATAATGAATGGTACTTTATTTAATGATGTTCTCTTCAATGAAGAAACTTTAGATCAACTAAGTTCTGCTTGGCAAGCTAATATTGGAGATTTCAACGCTGACGGTAAATCTGATGTCTTTTGGCACAATACCGAAACCGGTGAAAATACAGCTTGGTTAATGAATGGAGGAAGTATTTTAACTAAAGCTTTCTTACCTTCCAATGATTTAACTTGGGAACCAACCTTTGGAGATTATACCGGAAACGGCAAAACTGATATTTTCTGGCGTAATAGTACCACTGGGGGAACTGCTATTTGGATGATGGATGGTACCATTGCCGAAGGTGAGTATTTACCAGATAATGAACCCGGTTGGAATACTTTTTAA
- a CDS encoding Uma2 family endonuclease, which yields MNIAFELDLDNINLTDEQFFQLCENNSDVRFERTASGELIIMPPTGSITGNRNSDLNYQLTAWNRKNKLGKTFDSSSGFKLPNGAERSPDASWVKIERWDALTEEEQERFAPLCPDFVVELMSSNHSLEKTTAKMKEYMENGASLGWLINRKLLQIEIYRLNKKVEILESPQTVSGEDVLPGFVLDLAEIW from the coding sequence ATGAATATAGCTTTTGAATTAGACCTTGATAACATTAACTTAACTGACGAGCAGTTTTTTCAACTTTGTGAGAATAACTCAGATGTCAGATTTGAGCGCACGGCTTCAGGGGAATTAATTATTATGCCACCAACGGGAAGTATTACTGGTAATAGGAATTCCGATTTAAATTATCAGTTAACAGCTTGGAATAGGAAAAATAAATTGGGGAAAACCTTCGATTCTTCAAGTGGTTTCAAACTTCCGAATGGTGCAGAGCGATCTCCGGATGCGTCTTGGGTGAAAATAGAAAGATGGGATGCTTTGACAGAAGAGGAGCAAGAAAGATTTGCTCCCCTATGTCCCGATTTTGTGGTTGAATTAATGTCTTCTAACCATAGCTTGGAGAAAACCACAGCCAAGATGAAGGAATATATGGAAAATGGTGCATCTTTGGGGTGGTTAATTAATCGCAAGCTTCTTCAGATAGAAATTTATCGTCTTAACAAAAAAGTTGAAATTTTAGAATCACCACAAACTGTTTCTGGAGAAGATGTATTACCAGGGTTTGTTTTGGATTTAGCAGAAATTTGGTGA
- a CDS encoding NADPH-dependent FMN reductase, with protein sequence MKIVGIAGSLRNESYTHKALGIAAQRVEALGAEVEILDLRKMKLPFCDGGDEYSEYPDVKKLQETVKQADGLILATPEYHGGMSGVLKNVLDLMSFEELSDKVVGNISILGGQSNSNSLNQMRVVMRWVHAWVIPEQIAIGQAWKAFDKEGKLLDGKLSERVDKFAQSLLENTRKLRGV encoded by the coding sequence ATGAAGATAGTTGGAATTGCCGGTAGTTTGAGAAACGAGTCTTATACTCATAAAGCATTGGGTATAGCAGCGCAGAGAGTGGAAGCCTTGGGAGCGGAGGTAGAAATACTGGATTTGAGGAAAATGAAGCTGCCATTTTGCGATGGGGGAGATGAATATTCGGAATATCCAGACGTAAAAAAATTGCAGGAGACGGTTAAGCAAGCCGACGGATTGATATTAGCCACACCAGAGTATCACGGTGGGATGAGTGGAGTATTGAAAAACGTTTTGGACTTGATGAGTTTTGAAGAATTGTCAGATAAAGTTGTAGGAAATATCAGTATTTTAGGCGGACAATCGAACAGTAATTCCCTCAATCAGATGCGTGTTGTCATGCGTTGGGTACATGCTTGGGTAATTCCCGAACAAATAGCCATCGGACAAGCTTGGAAAGCCTTCGATAAAGAAGGTAAACTTTTAGACGGAAAATTGTCAGAGCGTGTAGATAAATTTGCCCAGAGTTTGCTTGAAAATACTCGGAAGCTGCGTGGAGTTTAG
- the ftsH gene encoding ATP-dependent zinc metalloprotease FtsH: protein MINFDKKALHKHSALKRRAFSGLLSLSLLLSGAFGGTEALAQQKQEKDEFTYGDLIEKIDRGEVERVELDETEQIARVFLAEGDADKPIKVRLLDDNRELIRELREGGVDFAETSSANSRVAVSLLFNLMWILPLVALMLLFLRRTTNASSQAMNFGKSKARFQIEAKTGIKFDDVAGIEEAKEELGEVVTFLKQPEKFTAVGARIPKGVLLVGPPGTGKTLLAKAIAGEAGVPFFSISGSEFVEMFVGVGASRVRDLFKKAKENAPCLIFIDEIDAVGRQRGAGIGGGNDEREQTLNQLLTEMDGFEGNNGIIIIAATNRPDVLDAALLRPGRFDRQVIVDAPDRKGRLSILQVHARNKKVDPSVSLEVVARRTPGFTGADLANLLNEAAILTARRRKETITQIEIDDAIDRLTIGLTLNPLLDSKKKRLIAYHEVGHALLATVLEHADPLNKVTIIPRSGGVGGFSQQTPNEEIIDSGLYSKAWLKDNITMTLGGRASEAEVFGDKEITGGASNDLKQVTNLARKMVTMFGMSNLGLVALESQNRDVFLGGDWGNRNEYSEDMATQIDKKVREIALSCYQEARQIMRDNRPLLDRLVDLLIEQETIEGEQFRKIVSEYTKIPENKLVVSS, encoded by the coding sequence ATGATAAATTTTGACAAAAAGGCGTTACATAAACACTCAGCCCTCAAGCGTAGAGCTTTTAGTGGGTTACTGTCATTGAGTCTGCTGTTGTCAGGGGCTTTTGGAGGAACAGAAGCCTTGGCTCAGCAGAAGCAGGAGAAGGATGAATTTACCTATGGCGATTTGATTGAGAAAATTGATCGCGGTGAAGTTGAGCGAGTAGAGCTTGATGAAACGGAGCAAATAGCAAGGGTATTTTTGGCGGAAGGGGATGCGGATAAGCCGATAAAGGTAAGACTTCTCGATGACAACCGCGAGTTAATTCGGGAACTCAGAGAGGGTGGAGTTGATTTTGCGGAAACTTCTTCGGCAAACAGTAGGGTTGCCGTAAGTTTACTGTTTAATTTAATGTGGATTTTGCCTTTGGTGGCTTTGATGCTGTTGTTTTTGCGTCGTACTACCAACGCTTCTTCCCAAGCGATGAATTTTGGTAAATCTAAAGCTCGTTTTCAGATAGAAGCTAAAACTGGAATCAAGTTTGATGATGTGGCGGGAATTGAGGAAGCCAAGGAAGAACTTGGTGAAGTTGTGACATTCCTGAAGCAGCCAGAAAAGTTTACTGCTGTTGGCGCAAGGATTCCCAAAGGTGTATTATTGGTAGGTCCTCCTGGAACTGGTAAAACATTACTTGCAAAGGCGATCGCTGGGGAAGCGGGAGTGCCTTTCTTTAGTATTTCCGGTTCGGAATTTGTGGAGATGTTCGTGGGTGTTGGTGCTTCACGAGTAAGGGATTTATTTAAGAAAGCCAAGGAAAATGCTCCTTGTTTGATATTTATTGATGAAATTGATGCTGTAGGAAGACAGCGCGGTGCTGGTATTGGTGGTGGTAATGACGAGCGGGAGCAAACTTTAAACCAGCTGCTTACGGAGATGGATGGTTTTGAAGGTAACAACGGTATAATTATTATTGCAGCCACAAACCGCCCTGACGTACTGGATGCAGCGCTTTTACGTCCGGGACGTTTTGACAGACAGGTGATTGTTGATGCACCGGATAGAAAAGGACGTTTGTCAATTTTACAGGTTCACGCTCGCAATAAGAAGGTAGATCCTTCAGTTTCTTTGGAAGTTGTAGCTCGTCGGACTCCGGGTTTTACAGGAGCAGATTTAGCAAATCTTCTTAATGAAGCGGCTATTTTAACGGCAAGAAGACGTAAGGAAACAATTACCCAGATAGAAATTGACGATGCCATTGATAGGTTAACTATCGGCTTAACTTTAAATCCGCTTTTAGATAGTAAGAAGAAGCGTTTGATTGCCTATCACGAAGTTGGACATGCTTTACTAGCTACAGTTTTGGAACATGCAGATCCATTAAATAAAGTAACAATCATTCCTCGTTCTGGTGGAGTTGGTGGTTTTTCCCAGCAAACACCGAATGAAGAGATAATTGATAGTGGTTTGTATAGTAAAGCTTGGCTCAAGGATAATATTACCATGACTTTGGGAGGTAGAGCATCTGAAGCCGAAGTCTTTGGTGATAAAGAAATTACTGGTGGTGCTAGTAACGATTTGAAACAGGTAACCAATCTAGCCAGGAAGATGGTAACAATGTTTGGGATGTCCAATTTAGGACTAGTAGCCTTAGAAAGTCAGAATCGGGACGTATTTTTGGGTGGTGATTGGGGGAATCGCAACGAGTATTCCGAAGACATGGCTACCCAAATTGATAAAAAGGTGCGAGAGATTGCACTTTCATGCTATCAAGAAGCGCGTCAAATTATGCGAGACAACCGTCCATTATTGGATCGTCTTGTGGATCTATTAATTGAACAGGAAACCATAGAAGGCGAACAATTCCGTAAAATTGTTTCTGAATACACGAAAATACCCGAAAATAAATTAGTGGTTAGTAGTTAG
- a CDS encoding reverse transcriptase family protein, with product MSEQPRSRQELYEQVRKVGKEEFILEEMIRYGFWSPQGSIPEDPADEIRRAGEIRRELQELRRESSRLHNEQKLRKEALKKRLAESRKKQQETKERREKERLERAQAWQQKKQREIIYLGEEVSAGLNHGEANLKRLKNNNLPLCNTAEEIAAAMGITVNKLRFLAFNRKTSTVSHYIRFKMPKKTGGERLISAPMPNLKQAQHWILTNILDKLEVDEAAHGFCQKRSILTNATPHIAADVVINFDLKDFFPSISYKRVKGLFHSFGYSETAATIFALISTSADVEKLQLDGTTYYVAVGDRYLPQGSPASPAISNLLCRRLDKRLTGMADKLGFTYTRYADDLTFSANGESLRHICNILRRTESIVTHEGLIINQEKTRVLRNTRQQEVTGIVVNEKLSVCRKTLRKFRATLYQIEKSGLENKKWGNSTNLLAAITGYANFVAMVNPQKGKEFQQQVKRIKSKYTKKRE from the coding sequence ATGTCCGAACAACCCCGCAGCCGTCAGGAACTCTACGAACAAGTACGCAAAGTTGGTAAAGAGGAATTTATCCTCGAAGAAATGATTCGCTATGGTTTTTGGTCGCCGCAAGGTAGCATACCAGAAGATCCCGCTGATGAAATTCGCCGTGCTGGGGAAATTCGCAGAGAATTACAAGAGTTACGCAGAGAAAGCAGTCGTCTCCACAACGAACAAAAGCTGCGAAAGGAAGCTTTGAAAAAAAGGCTGGCAGAGTCAAGAAAAAAGCAGCAGGAAACTAAGGAAAGAAGAGAAAAGGAACGTTTAGAGCGTGCCCAAGCTTGGCAGCAGAAAAAACAACGCGAAATTATTTATCTCGGTGAAGAGGTTTCTGCTGGTTTAAATCACGGCGAAGCTAATTTAAAAAGGTTGAAAAACAATAATTTACCTTTGTGTAATACTGCCGAAGAAATTGCCGCAGCCATGGGAATTACTGTAAATAAATTACGTTTTTTAGCATTCAACCGCAAAACTTCTACCGTCTCCCATTATATCCGCTTCAAAATGCCTAAGAAAACCGGGGGAGAAAGACTCATTTCGGCACCAATGCCAAATTTAAAGCAAGCTCAACATTGGATTTTAACTAATATTTTAGACAAGCTGGAAGTTGACGAAGCTGCTCACGGTTTTTGTCAAAAACGTTCTATCCTTACTAATGCGACTCCCCATATTGCTGCTGATGTTGTCATTAATTTCGATTTAAAAGACTTTTTCCCTTCGATTTCTTATAAACGAGTTAAAGGGCTGTTTCATTCCTTTGGGTATTCGGAAACTGCTGCAACCATCTTTGCTTTAATATCTACCTCTGCGGATGTGGAAAAATTACAGCTTGATGGTACAACATATTATGTAGCAGTAGGAGACAGATATCTTCCTCAAGGTTCTCCAGCAAGCCCTGCAATTAGTAATTTACTCTGTCGTCGTTTAGACAAAAGATTGACGGGGATGGCAGATAAACTAGGTTTTACCTATACACGTTACGCCGATGATTTAACCTTTTCTGCTAACGGTGAAAGTTTGCGGCATATATGTAATATTCTCAGACGAACGGAATCAATTGTCACCCACGAAGGTTTAATAATTAATCAAGAAAAAACCCGAGTTTTACGAAATACCAGACAACAAGAAGTAACCGGGATAGTTGTAAATGAAAAACTCAGCGTTTGTAGAAAGACTTTGAGAAAATTTCGCGCTACGTTATATCAAATTGAAAAATCAGGTTTAGAAAATAAAAAATGGGGAAATTCAACTAACTTACTCGCAGCAATTACCGGATATGCCAACTTCGTTGCAATGGTAAATCCTCAAAAAGGAAAAGAATTTCAACAACAGGTGAAACGAATTAAAAGTAAATATACAAAGAAGAGGGAATAG